From the Alistipes sp. ZOR0009 genome, the window GGAGCTCAGGAGCAACCACTATTTGCTGTGCCAGCGCCTGCAATCTATGCAGCATGCTGTGAGAAATTACGGGTTCGATACGATCTACCGATATGGGGGTAGCGCTATTCGATAGCTCCAAAATCTCAATTTCTTCCTGCTCCGAGGGGTAATCGACCTTTATCTTAAGTAGAAAGCGATCGAGCTGCGCTTCGGGAAGGCGGTAGGTTCCTTCGTGCTCTACCGGATTTTGTGTGGCAATGACCAAAAAGGGAGCCTCGAGCTTGTGCGAGCTGCCGTCAACGGTTATTTGGCGCTCCTCCATCACTTCAAATAGCGCCGATTGTGTCTTCGCCGGAGAGCGGTTAATTTCATCAATAAGTGCGATGTTGGTGAAAATTGGTCCTTTTTTGAACTGAAACTCTCCCTTATTGGGCATAAATACAGAGGTGCCAATAATATCGCTAGGCATTAAATCTGGCGTAAACTGGATACGCGAAAACTTTACATCCACCGACTTAGCAACGAGCTTTGCCGCCAGTGTTTTGGCAATACCCGGCACACCTTCGAGCAGAATATGCCCGTTGGCGAGCAGCGCGGTGAGTATCAGCTCCACCATTTTATCTTGTCCAACGAGGCACTTGGCAATCTCTTTTTTTACTGATTCGATGGCTACCGATAGCTCGGATAGCTCTGCGTTAGCTTGTTGTTCCATTATGCTATACTTTTTTTTGAATCTTACTCATAATTTTATCCAGCTCAAGCAGCGTTTTATCGGCTACCTGATATTGGCTGTTGATTAGCGCTATCAGCGCATAAAGCTCATCGATGCTTTCTACTGGGCACGACAGAATTTCGGACAGCAGGTTGCGCCTAGCCTCATCGGCAACTGCGGTAAAGCGATGGCCTGTGCTGCTGTATATTCTATCAAAAAAATAGGTGATTTTTTTGGTGGCGATATCCTTATTATTCCTTTCGAAGAAGTAGAGGCGGCTTATCGTTTTGATGAAATCGAGCGATATGTTACGAGGTGCTTTAATTATCGGAATTGCTCGCTGCCTGCGTCGGCCAAAGGCAAATACGTAGATGATGCCGATTGCTAGCAGCAGGTAGTAGCTTGCTCGTAGGCTCGGGTTGGCAACAATGTAGATTAGGGAAGAGTCGTTGTGTGGTACCATCGACTTATAATGCTCGTCCCAAATAATGCTATTTGACTTTTTTAGGTAGCTGAATAGCGTAGATATGTAGGCGTTATTTCCATACAGCAGGTTAAAGTTGCTGATGGCAACCGGATCGGTGTGCAGGTAGAGCATACCTTTGCCTCTTGGTATGGCAATAAAATTTGGGCGATGGTTGCTATCGTACCCCAGCACCTCATATTTGCAGCCTGTAGGTAGCTTAAAGTAAATGTCGTTTCCCCGTTTTACATTGTTGAACTTGGTAAGCTTCCCGTTTACCTTTAGCAGCAGCGATCGGGTTTGTACCGTATCCTTTAGGTATTCGGCCTTATACTCAATATTGAGCGTATCGGTAAGCTCGTCAGGAAACCCCTCCGATAGGAGCATGGCCTGATTGCCTCGCTCTACAAACTCCAGTACCGATTCTACGTCGGTTTTGGATAGGCGAAGGTATATGTCGCCTAGAATAAGCGAATGGTTTACGGTAGTGTTCTTGTTTACAATGTACAATGCTTTTTGCGACACCTCTGGCCTTTTATCAAAGATGTCTGAAAGGCGCTCTAACGTTGCTTTTGCTCCGTAAGGTTGTGCGTCGGTTTTGGAGATGGTCGGAATCCATTCAACCTCTGCAGGGGTTAGGTAATCGAATATCGCTACTATCCCAAGAAAAAGGAATACCCCAATGGCTATTTTTATAGATTTCTTATTCAACGCTAGCACTATTTATTGGTGAGTTAACAGCGGTTTTAACATCTTCGAGCATCGCTAGCGATGCCTCCTTATGTCCGTAAACTACGCTCTCCTGTACCAGCATTAGCGAGCGAAATATTCTTTTTGGTTCGCTCTCCTTAATTTCATATAGGTAGTCGAAGTTAGTTTTGTTCTTATCGTAGCGAATTTGCTTACTGCAATCCAGCTGGTAAAGGTACTTGATAAAGTAGTAGCGGATGGCCTCGGCATAGTTTTGGTTGCCTTCGGCTTTGGCAATTATAGCGTCGAAGTTAACCTCGTTTAGATTTTCGAATACCGGGATTTCGGTGGAGGAGGTATTAGCTCTGCCGCTAAATGTATTGGTCTTGTTCATTCTATAAAGCAGCAGTATGGCAATCAGAATAATGGTAGCTACCACCACCATACGAATAATGGTAATCTCTTTTTTAGAGCTGAATATGAAGCTGAGGAATTCTACAACCTTCATCCATATACGCTGCCAAATGGTGGGGGCATACCCCTTTTGCTTTAAATTGTAGTCGTACTCCTTTTGCGTTTTTTGTTGCTCTACCTTTGTTTGGTCGAAGCTGCGTACCGCAATACTCTCCTCGGCCTTTGCCTGTGGGAGGCAAAAGCTAAGGAAAAGTATAAAAAGGAAGCTTACTATTTTGATCTTAGATAGATTCATTTTGCGAGCTGGTAACCTTATTAATGAGCTGCTCTAGCTCTGGGTCGTATTTTTTCTTTACTAGCGAACAGAATAGGAACTGCGAGGCAATTACAACAACCATCATCATTGCTCCTTTTACAACTGTAAGGAGTCCGGTGGCAACCACCATAACCATTCTTAATCCGCCTAAGTCGCCTCCGTTTTGGTAAGCCGTTGCCGCTTTAATTATCCCAACAATCATAAAAGGGACATAGAAAATAGATGAGGCAATGGAGATCATTATGTAAAAAACGAGAATAAAGCCAAATGAAAACCACCAGTTGTCGGTTACCACATCTACGCTACGCTTAAAGCTGCCTCCAAAGGTGGTATCTTCCGTAAAGTAGGCGTAGGCTGCAAAGTAAAGCAGTATGCTAAGGTAGATACCTGGAATAACAAGGATGATAAGACCGATAAAGGTTGCAATTACGTATACAATGTTGATAGCTAAAAGCAGCAGCCACTTGCTTTTGGCAATGTTAAGAACATCGCTTGTGGTGAAGTTATTTGCGCCCATTTTGATGTAGGCAGCCAAGTAGGAGTAGCTTATTAGCGAAAAAATAAAGTAGATAAGCAACGATGTGAAAGCCGATAGCATTGTAGAAAGAATGTAGTTGGTTCCTAGTGTGCTTTGAGGTTCTCCTATCATTACATCGAACTGCATGTAGGTTGCATAGCTTACAATAATGGTTGCTACAAACGCTACTGGTAGCGCATAGATAAGCAACATCTTCCCAAAAGGCTTAAATTCTTGCCTAAGAAACTCAAAGGTCGCGTTGAAAAGCCCTCCAAAATCGCGAACTTGGTTAAAAGAAATTGGTTCTCTCATATTTTATTTTGTTTGAAATTTATTGCGGTGTATACGAGCGGGGTAGATAAAAAAGTAGTACACGATAAACAGCAATGAAGCTCCAATTGTCGCATATCGTACGGCGTACGGCATTGTTGTATGGCGGGTAACATACCCTTCCAAAAATCCGGCAGTAATAAATATTGGAATAAGCCCCATACAAAGCCTGCCCGCTTTTTGTACCCCCTGCTTAAACGAGGCCATACGCGTGTACGTTTGTGGAAATAGGAGGCTACGGCCAACAATAAAGCCTGCAGCACCAGCAATTACGATGGCAAATATCTCCAGCGTGCCATGTATAAATACAACCGATATTGCTTCTGACAGTAGGTCGTGCTCCTCGAACATGGCCATAAAGGTGCCGAGCATAACGGCATTCGAGAAAACAACGGCAACGGTTAATACTCCAAAGCTGATTCCGGCAACAAAGGCCATAAAGGAAACCTTAATGTTGTTGATGGTAATTCCTAAGAAGGAGGTTGTTCCTATACCGCTTTTATATATGGCCAGCGGATCGCCCTTTTCTATGTTGTTTAGGGTAATGTCAATATAGTAGTCGCCCATAATTAGGCGCTTAAAGTCGGGATCCTGAAAGTTGGAGAACCAGCCAACGGCAAAGCCTACAATAAGAATGGCCAACGAAAAGAGAATGGTACGCCTACTTTCGAATACAATTTTAGGGTAGCTATACCTCCAAAAGGAGAGGATGGAGGTTTCCTGTTTTTTGTTCTTGTAGATCAGCACGTGTACCCGGCTCATTAAATTTGCTAGGTACGACTTAATGTTGCTTTTAGGAAAGTAGGTTTGTGCGTACGAGTAGTCGTCGGAAAGGGATACGTAGTAGTCTGCCAGCTCGTCGGGTGAAAGCTTTTCCTTCTTATTAAGCGCATTCTCTATTTTTATCCACCCTTCTGATCGGGTTTGCGTAAACTTAAATTCCTTCATGGTTATCCGTAATTTTCAGCCATTTTTTCTACATATACTTTCTTCTACAATTCAAACCTGACCCCCGTTTGATTTTAAGCTCGATAAGCCTACTCTCTTGTTGTATAACGTATAGTAGTCTAAGGTATAGCCTATTGGTTTATTCGTAAAAAATATATTTCGAGGCTTTTGTTTCTAAGCTAAAAATAGCAATTTTTGTTAACTCATTTTGCTTTATTGGTAAAAAGCGGATGAATCTCACCGTTAGCAGGCTAATGGTGCTAGTATTAAATGTATTAGCTGTTATATAAAAATAGATAGAATCATAGCATGGA encodes:
- a CDS encoding AAA family ATPase, translating into MEQQANAELSELSVAIESVKKEIAKCLVGQDKMVELILTALLANGHILLEGVPGIAKTLAAKLVAKSVDVKFSRIQFTPDLMPSDIIGTSVFMPNKGEFQFKKGPIFTNIALIDEINRSPAKTQSALFEVMEERQITVDGSSHKLEAPFLVIATQNPVEHEGTYRLPEAQLDRFLLKIKVDYPSEQEEIEILELSNSATPISVDRIEPVISHSMLHRLQALAQQIVVAPELLKYIVSITQKTRQSAGIYLGASPRASVALMHAAKAFAAVQGRDFITPDDIKFIAEPVLAHRIILSPDKELEGVTQEEMIRQIVSSVEVPR
- a CDS encoding DUF4350 domain-containing protein; its protein translation is MNKKSIKIAIGVFLFLGIVAIFDYLTPAEVEWIPTISKTDAQPYGAKATLERLSDIFDKRPEVSQKALYIVNKNTTVNHSLILGDIYLRLSKTDVESVLEFVERGNQAMLLSEGFPDELTDTLNIEYKAEYLKDTVQTRSLLLKVNGKLTKFNNVKRGNDIYFKLPTGCKYEVLGYDSNHRPNFIAIPRGKGMLYLHTDPVAISNFNLLYGNNAYISTLFSYLKKSNSIIWDEHYKSMVPHNDSSLIYIVANPSLRASYYLLLAIGIIYVFAFGRRRQRAIPIIKAPRNISLDFIKTISRLYFFERNNKDIATKKITYFFDRIYSSTGHRFTAVADEARRNLLSEILSCPVESIDELYALIALINSQYQVADKTLLELDKIMSKIQKKV
- a CDS encoding EI24 domain-containing protein, whose protein sequence is MREPISFNQVRDFGGLFNATFEFLRQEFKPFGKMLLIYALPVAFVATIIVSYATYMQFDVMIGEPQSTLGTNYILSTMLSAFTSLLIYFIFSLISYSYLAAYIKMGANNFTTSDVLNIAKSKWLLLLAINIVYVIATFIGLIILVIPGIYLSILLYFAAYAYFTEDTTFGGSFKRSVDVVTDNWWFSFGFILVFYIMISIASSIFYVPFMIVGIIKAATAYQNGGDLGGLRMVMVVATGLLTVVKGAMMMVVVIASQFLFCSLVKKKYDPELEQLINKVTSSQNESI
- a CDS encoding stage II sporulation protein M, with protein sequence MKEFKFTQTRSEGWIKIENALNKKEKLSPDELADYYVSLSDDYSYAQTYFPKSNIKSYLANLMSRVHVLIYKNKKQETSILSFWRYSYPKIVFESRRTILFSLAILIVGFAVGWFSNFQDPDFKRLIMGDYYIDITLNNIEKGDPLAIYKSGIGTTSFLGITINNIKVSFMAFVAGISFGVLTVAVVFSNAVMLGTFMAMFEEHDLLSEAISVVFIHGTLEIFAIVIAGAAGFIVGRSLLFPQTYTRMASFKQGVQKAGRLCMGLIPIFITAGFLEGYVTRHTTMPYAVRYATIGASLLFIVYYFFIYPARIHRNKFQTK